The [Actinobacillus] rossii genome contains a region encoding:
- the idnD gene encoding L-idonate 5-dehydrogenase, which yields MKVEILSCVVKGKADLDVITQHIEYDENSQEQTLVKITRGGICGSDLSYYQNGRVGNFEIKHPMVLGHEVIGKIVKTNDPKLYVGQKVAINPSKPCLQCKYCLAGDTNQCETMRFFGSAMYNPHVDGGFTQFKVVDNAQCVDYPQDAPDDVMAFAEPLAVTIHAAKQAGDLMGKKVFVSGVGPIGCLVVAAVKALGAAEIVCADMSQRCLDLAKTMGATKTLHAANDDFSSYAEHKGYFDVSFEASGHPSSIERCLAITKARGTLIQVGMGGPVPEFNLMTLIAKEISWKGTFRFVEEFNTSVEWLSTGKVNPLPLLSKVVHFEDFEEAVKLAGNKNEIAKVQISFE from the coding sequence ATGAAAGTTGAAATATTATCTTGTGTAGTTAAAGGTAAAGCTGATTTAGATGTTATCACACAACACATTGAATATGATGAAAATAGTCAAGAACAAACTTTAGTAAAAATTACTCGAGGTGGTATTTGTGGTTCTGACTTGAGTTATTACCAAAATGGCCGTGTGGGAAATTTTGAAATTAAACACCCTATGGTCTTAGGTCATGAAGTTATAGGGAAAATTGTAAAAACAAATGATCCTAAACTGTATGTAGGACAAAAAGTTGCCATTAATCCAAGTAAGCCATGTTTGCAATGTAAATACTGTCTCGCTGGCGATACTAATCAATGTGAGACTATGCGTTTTTTTGGTAGTGCGATGTATAACCCGCATGTTGATGGTGGCTTTACACAATTTAAAGTTGTTGATAATGCGCAATGTGTTGATTATCCACAAGATGCACCAGATGACGTAATGGCATTTGCAGAACCACTCGCTGTGACTATTCATGCTGCTAAACAAGCAGGTGATTTAATGGGTAAAAAAGTCTTTGTATCCGGTGTTGGACCTATCGGTTGTTTAGTTGTTGCCGCAGTAAAAGCATTAGGTGCCGCTGAAATTGTTTGTGCAGATATGAGCCAACGTTGTTTAGATTTAGCTAAGACAATGGGCGCAACAAAAACTTTACACGCTGCTAATGATGATTTTTCATCTTATGCCGAACATAAAGGTTATTTTGATGTGTCATTTGAAGCCTCTGGTCATCCTTCATCAATTGAGCGTTGTTTAGCAATTACGAAAGCACGTGGCACCTTAATTCAGGTCGGTATGGGCGGCCCTGTTCCTGAGTTTAATTTGATGACATTAATTGCAAAAGAAATTAGTTGGAAAGGCACATTCCGATTTGTTGAAGAGTTTAATACTTCTGTTGAATGGTTAAGTACAGGGAAAGTCAATCCACTTCCTTTACTTTCAAAAGTGGTACATTTTGAAGACTTTGAAGAAGCTGTAAAACTTGCTGGAAATAAAAATGAAATTGCGAAAGTTCAAATTAGTTTTGAATAA
- the gno gene encoding gluconate 5-dehydrogenase — protein MSELFSLKNKRILITGSTRGIGRLLAQGVVEHGAEVIINSTNQEKSQIVADELNAQGFKAYAVAFDITDTQAVHHAIDYIEKEIGAIDVLINNAGIQRRHPFCEFPEKDFDDLVSVNQKAVFIVSQAVARYMVKRQRGKIINIGSMQSELGRDTITPYAATKGAVKMLTRGMCVELARYNIQVNGIAPGYFATELTKPLVENKEFTEWLCKRTPANRWGDPKELIGAAVFLSSQASDFVNGHLLFVDGGMLAAV, from the coding sequence ATGAGTGAATTATTTTCTTTAAAAAATAAACGTATTTTAATCACAGGTTCTACTCGCGGTATTGGTCGATTATTGGCGCAGGGTGTGGTTGAACATGGTGCTGAAGTAATAATTAATAGTACCAATCAAGAAAAATCCCAGATCGTCGCGGACGAATTAAATGCACAGGGATTTAAAGCCTATGCGGTTGCCTTTGATATTACTGACACGCAAGCCGTTCACCATGCTATTGATTATATTGAAAAAGAAATTGGTGCAATTGATGTATTAATTAATAATGCGGGTATTCAACGTCGCCATCCATTCTGTGAATTTCCTGAAAAAGATTTCGATGATCTTGTAAGCGTAAACCAAAAAGCGGTGTTTATTGTATCTCAAGCCGTCGCACGCTATATGGTGAAACGTCAGCGCGGCAAAATCATTAATATCGGTTCCATGCAAAGTGAATTAGGACGGGATACAATTACACCTTATGCAGCAACAAAAGGGGCAGTTAAAATGTTAACGCGCGGTATGTGTGTAGAGCTTGCACGTTACAATATTCAAGTTAATGGTATCGCGCCGGGCTATTTTGCAACAGAATTGACCAAACCGCTGGTTGAAAATAAAGAGTTTACTGAATGGTTATGTAAACGTACTCCGGCTAATCGTTGGGGCGATCCGAAAGAACTGATTGGTGCAGCAGTATTTTTATCATCTCAAGCCTCCGACTTCGTTAACGGACATCTATTATTTGTTGACGGCGGTATGCTAGCAGCGGTTTAG
- the ygbN_3 gene encoding gluconate transporter translates to MLIVILIASIALLLLLIMKFRVHAFVALTLVSLLTALATGVPVNKILPTLMTGFGGTLASVALLVGFGAMIGRLLEITGGAKVLADTLINKFGEEKAPLALGVASFLFGFPIFFDAGLVVMLPIIFTVAKQFGGSLFRYAFPAAGAFAVTHAFLPPHPGPVASGELLGANIGLLTIVGFVLAIPTWYFAAYLYGTFLGRKFHLDLPKSFLNAAPINETAVLNPPSFRRVLFILLLPLCLIMLDTVLNTLSVAKVIDGSQLWVESLRLIGKTPVALLITLIVTIYLLKEQRSVEQIEKICDNALGPICAIVLVTGAGGMFGGVLRASGIGDVLANMLSDTGMPVIVAAFIISTALRVAQGSATVAITTTSALVAPMVSATTGLSEFDLCFIVISIASGATVLAHVNDSGFWLVSRFLEIDTKTMFKTWTVQETLIGLVGFGLSVIGSIIL, encoded by the coding sequence ATGTTAATTGTTATTTTAATTGCCTCTATTGCACTTCTACTTTTATTAATTATGAAATTTAGAGTGCATGCATTTGTCGCTTTAACATTAGTGAGCTTATTAACAGCTCTCGCGACTGGTGTGCCAGTAAATAAAATTTTACCAACGTTAATGACGGGTTTTGGTGGAACACTGGCTTCCGTTGCATTATTGGTTGGCTTTGGCGCGATGATTGGGCGTTTACTAGAAATTACTGGTGGTGCCAAAGTTCTAGCAGATACCTTAATTAATAAATTTGGAGAAGAAAAAGCCCCCCTTGCATTAGGTGTTGCGTCATTTTTATTCGGCTTCCCTATTTTCTTTGATGCCGGTTTAGTGGTTATGCTTCCGATTATTTTCACTGTAGCAAAACAATTCGGTGGTTCATTATTCCGTTATGCGTTTCCTGCTGCTGGTGCATTTGCAGTAACACATGCATTCTTACCGCCACATCCTGGTCCTGTTGCCTCGGGGGAGCTATTAGGTGCTAATATTGGTTTATTAACCATTGTTGGTTTCGTTCTCGCTATTCCAACTTGGTATTTTGCGGCTTATCTTTACGGTACATTCTTAGGTCGTAAATTCCATTTAGATTTACCAAAATCATTTTTAAATGCTGCGCCGATTAATGAAACCGCAGTGCTTAATCCACCAAGTTTCAGACGCGTATTATTTATCCTATTACTACCACTTTGCTTAATTATGTTAGATACGGTACTCAATACCTTATCCGTAGCAAAAGTGATTGATGGTTCTCAATTATGGGTAGAAAGTTTACGCTTGATCGGTAAAACGCCAGTTGCATTGCTTATTACACTTATTGTGACAATTTATCTTTTGAAAGAACAACGTAGTGTTGAACAAATAGAAAAAATCTGTGATAACGCACTAGGTCCTATTTGTGCGATAGTGCTTGTAACTGGTGCCGGTGGAATGTTTGGTGGTGTATTACGTGCAAGTGGCATCGGTGACGTATTGGCTAATATGCTTTCAGATACGGGTATGCCTGTTATCGTGGCAGCCTTTATTATTTCTACCGCCCTACGTGTTGCACAAGGATCTGCGACTGTTGCAATCACAACAACATCCGCATTAGTCGCTCCAATGGTGTCTGCAACAACTGGATTAAGTGAATTTGATTTATGCTTTATCGTAATTTCAATTGCGTCTGGTGCCACTGTATTAGCTCATGTTAATGATAGTGGATTCTGGTTGGTTAGCCGATTCTTAGAGATTGATACAAAAACCATGTTTAAAACTTGGACAGTTCAAGAAACCTTAATCGGCTTAGTTGGATTTGGGCTATCAGTTATTGGTTCGATTATTCTTTAA
- the aroG gene encoding phospho-2-dehydro-3-deoxyheptonate aldolase yields the protein MPKSKNEVRIANDDTRIANIEQVLPPIALLEKFPASEIAIKTVKTARKKAHDIIHGEDDRLLVVIGPCSIHDTQAAIEYANRLKPLREKYKDNLEIIMRVYFEKPRTTVGWKGLINDPHLNDTYALNDGLRVARKLLSDINDLGLPAATEFLDMITPQYLADFMSWGAIGARTTESQVHRELASGLSCPVGFKNGTNGGVKIALDAIGASEATHHFLSVTKFGHSAIVTTKGNNDCHIILRGGDKGTNYDAESVEKVCESIEKSGRLGHVMVDFSHANSSKQFKKQMDVCKDVCNQLANGSKQIFGVMVESHLVEGRQDLVEGKELTYGQSITDACIGWEDTEILLKELNDAIAARRKVNA from the coding sequence ATGCCAAAAAGCAAAAATGAAGTTCGTATTGCTAATGATGACACGCGTATTGCGAATATTGAACAAGTATTACCTCCCATCGCATTGCTTGAAAAATTTCCAGCAAGCGAAATTGCTATAAAAACAGTTAAAACAGCACGTAAGAAAGCCCATGACATTATTCACGGCGAAGATGATCGCTTACTCGTTGTCATTGGTCCTTGTTCAATTCATGATACGCAAGCGGCAATTGAATATGCCAATCGTTTAAAACCATTACGTGAAAAATATAAAGATAACCTTGAAATTATTATGCGTGTCTATTTCGAAAAACCACGTACGACTGTAGGTTGGAAAGGTTTAATTAACGATCCGCACTTAAACGATACATATGCACTCAATGATGGTTTGCGAGTTGCGCGTAAATTATTATCTGATATTAATGATTTAGGCTTGCCAGCAGCCACTGAATTTTTAGATATGATTACACCACAATATCTAGCTGATTTCATGAGTTGGGGGGCGATTGGTGCTCGCACCACAGAATCGCAGGTTCATCGCGAATTGGCTTCAGGTTTATCTTGTCCTGTCGGTTTCAAAAATGGGACCAATGGTGGCGTCAAAATTGCTTTGGATGCCATTGGTGCATCAGAAGCCACACACCATTTCTTGTCTGTGACGAAATTCGGTCATTCTGCTATCGTTACCACAAAAGGGAATAATGACTGCCACATCATTTTACGTGGTGGCGATAAAGGTACAAACTACGATGCAGAAAGCGTGGAAAAAGTTTGTGAAAGTATCGAAAAATCAGGTCGTCTCGGTCATGTTATGGTCGATTTTAGTCATGCCAATAGCAGTAAACAATTCAAAAAACAAATGGATGTTTGCAAAGATGTTTGCAACCAACTAGCAAATGGTTCAAAACAAATTTTTGGTGTTATGGTCGAAAGCCATTTAGTTGAAGGTCGTCAAGATTTAGTTGAAGGTAAAGAATTAACTTATGGCCAAAGTATTACCGATGCTTGTATTGGTTGGGAAGATACAGAAATTTTGCTTAAAGAACTTAATGATGCTATCGCGGCTCGCCGTAAAGTTAATGCTTAA
- the lolE gene encoding outer membrane-specific lipoprotein transporter subunit LolE codes for MNTPFFISWRYQRAKQKNRLVSLIAFFSAVGIALGVAVLILGLSAMNGFERELNNRILAVVPHGEITAAYNEPISQYSRLSEMVSQIPNVQGVSPYVAFTALVENGAKMKVVQVKGIAPKAQDKVSSLSKFVLDNGWQDFTQNGGLILGYGIAKELDVQAGDWVTLLISQNNGDELAQPNRERIQVSGVLRLDGQLDHSYALMPMAQAQEFLGYKSDQISGLELKVAQPFAMQNMDYSRLNNYPQLLNLNTWTSKFGYMYRDIQLIRTVMYISMVLVIGVACFNIISTLIMAVKDKAGDIAIMRTLGANNRVIKHIFIWYGLQAGMKGCLIGIVLGVFLSLNLTALIQGLENLIGQKLLSDGIYFVDFLPSELHWQDVALVFISALILSLIASLYPASRAAKLQPAQILSGH; via the coding sequence ATGAATACGCCATTTTTTATTAGTTGGCGCTATCAACGTGCAAAGCAAAAAAATCGATTAGTATCGCTAATTGCTTTTTTTTCTGCGGTAGGAATTGCGCTTGGTGTGGCAGTATTAATTTTAGGATTAAGCGCAATGAATGGCTTTGAACGCGAATTGAATAATCGTATTCTTGCCGTCGTGCCACATGGTGAAATCACTGCCGCTTATAATGAGCCTATTTCACAATATTCACGTTTGAGCGAAATGGTTAGTCAAATTCCCAATGTACAGGGTGTCTCTCCTTATGTTGCTTTTACTGCTTTAGTTGAGAATGGCGCTAAAATGAAAGTAGTGCAAGTAAAAGGTATTGCACCTAAAGCACAAGATAAAGTCAGTTCGCTCAGTAAATTTGTGTTAGATAACGGGTGGCAAGATTTTACGCAAAATGGCGGGTTAATCTTAGGCTATGGCATTGCAAAAGAACTTGATGTACAAGCAGGGGATTGGGTGACACTTTTAATTTCTCAAAATAATGGCGATGAGTTAGCTCAACCCAATCGTGAACGGATTCAAGTATCCGGCGTTTTACGTTTAGACGGGCAATTAGATCATAGCTATGCATTAATGCCTATGGCACAAGCACAAGAATTTCTTGGTTATAAATCTGATCAAATTTCAGGATTAGAACTAAAAGTCGCACAGCCTTTTGCCATGCAAAATATGGATTATTCACGTCTTAATAACTATCCCCAATTGCTCAATCTCAATACATGGACAAGTAAATTTGGCTATATGTATCGCGATATTCAGCTAATTCGCACAGTAATGTATATCTCTATGGTCTTAGTAATTGGTGTAGCCTGCTTTAATATCATTTCAACGTTGATTATGGCGGTAAAAGATAAAGCAGGAGATATTGCGATTATGCGTACACTAGGCGCCAATAATCGTGTTATTAAGCATATTTTTATTTGGTACGGATTACAAGCCGGAATGAAAGGTTGCCTAATTGGAATTGTGTTAGGAGTATTTTTATCCCTAAATTTGACCGCACTTATTCAAGGACTGGAAAACTTAATTGGACAAAAATTATTGTCTGATGGTATCTATTTTGTGGATTTTTTACCCAGTGAATTACATTGGCAAGATGTCGCATTAGTTTTTATTTCAGCATTAATCTTAAGTTTGATTGCAAGTTTATACCCAGCTAGTCGCGCAGCAAAATTACAACCTGCACAAATTCTAAGTGGTCATTAA
- the lolD gene encoding lipoprotein releasing system, ATP-binding protein — protein sequence MNNNTLLNCQNLTKYYVEGTTQTQVLKDVSFQLNERELVAIVGASGSGKSTLLHTLGGLDQPSSGEVFIKGQSLQKASSDELAKLRNQYLGFVYQFHHLMADFSALENVLMPMLIGQQNKTEAKDRAEKMLAAVGLSHRISHKPSALSGGERQRVAIARALVNNPSLVLADEPTGNLDRKTTESIFELIQQLNQEQGIAFLLVTHDLQLAEKLQRRMIMQDGVLRAEP from the coding sequence ATGAATAACAATACATTATTAAACTGCCAAAACTTAACTAAGTATTACGTTGAGGGCACAACTCAAACTCAAGTACTGAAAGATGTTTCATTTCAACTCAATGAACGTGAGCTCGTTGCGATTGTCGGGGCATCAGGTTCAGGGAAAAGTACATTATTACATACGCTTGGTGGACTTGATCAACCAAGTTCGGGTGAGGTTTTTATCAAAGGGCAATCTTTGCAAAAAGCGAGTAGTGATGAGCTAGCGAAATTGCGTAATCAATATCTTGGTTTTGTGTATCAATTTCATCATCTTATGGCAGATTTCAGCGCATTAGAAAATGTTTTAATGCCGATGTTGATTGGTCAGCAAAATAAAACGGAAGCGAAAGATCGTGCTGAAAAAATGTTAGCGGCGGTTGGGCTTTCACATAGAATAAGCCATAAACCGTCCGCACTTTCGGGCGGAGAACGGCAACGCGTGGCAATTGCACGTGCATTGGTAAATAATCCGTCTTTAGTATTAGCCGATGAACCAACGGGTAACCTTGATCGCAAAACTACAGAGAGTATTTTTGAATTAATTCAGCAGTTAAATCAAGAACAAGGTATCGCATTTTTATTGGTTACTCATGATCTGCAATTAGCTGAAAAGTTACAACGTCGCATGATTATGCAAGACGGTGTATTACGTGCGGAGCCATAG
- the lolC gene encoding LolC/E family lipoprotein releasing system, transmembrane protein encodes MNLGVSLFIALRYWRAKSADRFGRLVTNLASAGIMLGVMALIIVLSVMNGLENHQKQQVLSNIPHAIIMKKDGNFSVDNIHAALPDLSTNPDIKNITPINTTNAIYQTAKGVSAGTVIGVQHPTDDQLLSHLDKTQFDSLLPTGEFKLIIGSQLAEKLDVKIGDKVRLMLTENSQYTPFGRVPAQRLFTVSDIYFSTNEVSGYETFANLADIGRLMRIKPENVQGVRLFLNDPFHITELSKTFPEDQWQITDWRTQKGEFFQAVRMEKNMMGLLISLIIVVAVSNIITSLSLMVVDKQGEIAILQTQGLTKRQVRWIFILQGCLVGVVGTMIGTVLGVLITLNLGKILNLINPMGVSLPTEINVIQIAIIVLFSLGLALLSTIYPAYRASKVEPAEALRYE; translated from the coding sequence ATGAATTTAGGTGTTTCTTTATTTATCGCCTTGCGTTATTGGCGTGCAAAAAGTGCTGACCGATTTGGTCGTTTGGTGACTAATTTAGCCAGTGCTGGAATTATGCTTGGTGTGATGGCATTGATTATCGTGCTTTCTGTGATGAATGGTTTAGAAAATCATCAAAAACAACAGGTTTTATCCAATATTCCGCACGCCATTATTATGAAAAAAGACGGCAATTTCAGTGTCGATAATATCCACGCTGCATTGCCTGATTTAAGTACAAATCCGGATATTAAGAATATTACACCAATTAATACGACCAATGCGATTTATCAAACCGCAAAAGGCGTGAGTGCGGGAACAGTAATTGGTGTTCAACATCCTACAGACGATCAACTGTTAAGCCACTTAGATAAAACGCAGTTTGATAGTTTATTACCTACGGGTGAATTTAAATTAATTATCGGTTCTCAATTGGCGGAGAAGTTAGACGTTAAAATTGGTGATAAAGTGCGGTTAATGCTCACCGAGAATAGCCAATATACCCCATTTGGACGTGTACCTGCGCAACGGCTATTTACGGTAAGCGATATTTATTTTTCTACGAACGAAGTTTCAGGCTATGAAACCTTTGCCAACCTTGCTGATATTGGCCGTTTAATGCGGATTAAACCGGAAAATGTACAAGGTGTGCGTTTATTTTTGAATGATCCATTCCATATTACTGAATTATCTAAAACGTTCCCAGAAGACCAATGGCAGATTACTGACTGGCGCACACAAAAAGGCGAGTTTTTCCAAGCTGTACGGATGGAAAAAAATATGATGGGTTTATTGATTAGCTTGATCATTGTAGTTGCGGTGTCAAATATCATCACGTCTTTGAGTTTAATGGTCGTCGATAAGCAAGGTGAAATCGCTATTTTGCAGACTCAAGGATTAACCAAACGCCAAGTGCGTTGGATATTTATTTTACAAGGCTGTTTAGTCGGTGTTGTTGGTACAATGATTGGTACTGTTTTAGGTGTGTTAATCACCTTAAATCTAGGCAAAATACTAAACTTAATCAACCCAATGGGCGTATCTCTACCCACAGAAATTAATGTGATACAGATCGCGATTATCGTGTTATTTTCTTTAGGATTGGCTTTGTTATCAACGATTTATCCAGCATATCGAGCGAGTAAAGTAGAACCCGCAGAAGCATTAAGATATGAGTAA
- a CDS encoding glycerate dehydrogenase — protein MKIVFLDSTALPSHLPIPRPDFDHEWVEYETTSASQVIERTIDADIVITSKVVFSREIMQQLPKLKLIALTATGTNNIDLVAAKDLGIVVKNVAGYSSVTVPEHVLGLIFTLKHSLHLWYRDQLQAKWAESPQFCYFDHPIKDVRGATLGIIGKGNLGAEVGRLAGLLGMNVLYAEHKNATTCREGYTPFYDVLAQADIVTLHCPLTADTENLINQETLSHFKKGAFLINTGRGPLINESDLLIALKNGTLAGAAVDVLVKEPPEKDNPLILAAKTLPNLIVTPHIAWASDSAVTTLVGKVRSNLEEFVRTGK, from the coding sequence ATGAAAATCGTATTTTTAGACAGTACTGCATTACCGAGCCATTTACCTATTCCGCGTCCTGATTTTGACCACGAATGGGTAGAATATGAGACTACATCCGCAAGCCAAGTCATTGAGCGGACTATAGATGCGGATATTGTGATTACGAGTAAAGTTGTATTCAGTCGTGAAATTATGCAGCAATTGCCTAAACTCAAACTTATCGCCTTAACTGCGACAGGAACCAATAATATTGATTTAGTCGCAGCAAAAGACTTGGGGATTGTGGTTAAAAATGTTGCCGGTTATTCATCAGTGACCGTACCGGAACACGTATTGGGATTGATTTTTACTTTAAAACACAGCTTACATTTATGGTATCGGGATCAACTACAAGCTAAATGGGCAGAAAGTCCACAATTTTGTTATTTTGACCATCCAATCAAAGATGTTCGTGGGGCGACGTTGGGAATTATTGGCAAAGGAAATTTAGGAGCTGAAGTAGGGCGTTTGGCAGGGTTATTAGGTATGAATGTCCTTTATGCAGAACATAAAAATGCCACAACTTGCCGTGAAGGATATACACCGTTTTACGATGTTTTAGCACAAGCAGATATTGTCACATTACATTGTCCATTAACTGCAGATACTGAAAATTTGATTAACCAAGAAACCTTGTCACATTTCAAAAAAGGAGCATTTTTAATTAATACAGGACGGGGACCATTAATTAATGAAAGTGATTTATTAATCGCGCTAAAAAATGGAACTTTAGCAGGTGCTGCCGTCGATGTGTTAGTAAAAGAACCACCAGAAAAAGACAATCCATTAATTTTAGCCGCCAAAACTCTGCCAAATTTGATTGTGACCCCCCATATTGCATGGGCGTCAGATAGTGCCGTGACAACTCTTGTTGGCAAAGTGCGGTCAAATTTAGAAGAGTTTGTAAGAACAGGTAAATAA
- the kdsA gene encoding 2-dehydro-3-deoxyphosphooctonate aldolase yields the protein MTNKTVKIGNIDVANDKPFVLFGGMNVLESRDMAMQVCEKYVEVTDKLGVPYVFKASFDKANRSSIHSYRGPGMEEGLKIFQELKNTFGVKIITDVHEIYQCQPVADVVDVIQLPAFLARQTDLVEAMARTGAVINVKKPQFLSPGQMGNIVEKIEECGNDKVILCDRGTNFGYDNLIVDMLGFSVMKKVSKGSPVIFDVTHSLQCRDPFGAASGGRREQVTELARSGLAVGIAGLFLEAHPDPKNAKCDGPSALPLSALEGFVRQMKAVDDLIKSFPELDTSI from the coding sequence ATGACAAACAAAACCGTAAAAATTGGCAATATTGATGTAGCGAATGATAAACCATTCGTGTTATTTGGTGGAATGAATGTGCTTGAAAGCCGTGATATGGCAATGCAAGTTTGTGAAAAATACGTAGAAGTCACCGATAAGTTGGGTGTGCCTTATGTATTTAAAGCCTCTTTCGATAAAGCCAATCGTTCGTCTATTCATTCTTACCGCGGCCCGGGTATGGAAGAAGGGTTGAAAATTTTCCAAGAGTTAAAAAACACCTTTGGTGTCAAAATTATTACTGATGTACATGAAATTTATCAATGCCAACCTGTTGCGGATGTGGTTGATGTGATTCAATTACCCGCATTTCTTGCGCGTCAAACGGATTTAGTCGAAGCAATGGCACGTACTGGTGCCGTAATTAATGTGAAAAAACCACAATTTCTCAGTCCGGGGCAAATGGGAAATATTGTCGAAAAAATTGAAGAATGTGGTAACGATAAAGTGATTTTATGTGATCGTGGTACAAACTTTGGTTATGATAATTTAATTGTGGATATGCTTGGCTTTAGTGTGATGAAAAAAGTGTCTAAAGGCAGTCCGGTAATTTTTGATGTCACGCATTCGTTACAGTGTCGCGATCCCTTTGGTGCTGCATCGGGCGGGCGTCGTGAGCAAGTGACAGAATTAGCTCGATCAGGGTTGGCAGTGGGTATTGCAGGTTTATTCTTAGAAGCCCATCCTGATCCGAAAAATGCAAAATGTGACGGTCCGTCCGCATTGCCATTATCCGCTTTAGAAGGTTTTGTACGCCAAATGAAAGCGGTAGATGATTTAATCAAATCATTCCCAGAATTAGATACGTCGATTTAA
- a CDS encoding plasmid stabilization system protein, with protein MVPEMPPKKYVVSPQAHTNLENIFLNVAFYTCSYQSSEKLFDELFGTFELLALFPTMGIKGNLNGTREFYKRGYRIVYEVQDEYVIILAVLHCKQNIHKE; from the coding sequence ATGGTTCCAGAAATGCCGCCTAAAAAGTATGTTGTCTCTCCACAAGCACATACAAATTTGGAAAATATTTTTCTTAATGTGGCGTTTTATACTTGTAGCTATCAGAGCTCAGAAAAATTATTTGATGAGTTATTTGGTACGTTTGAATTATTGGCGTTATTTCCAACGATGGGAATTAAAGGCAATTTAAACGGAACGAGAGAGTTTTATAAACGAGGATATCGCATTGTTTATGAAGTTCAGGATGAGTACGTAATTATTTTAGCAGTATTACACTGCAAACAAAATATCCATAAGGAATAA
- the prmC gene encoding HemK family modification methylase → MNYQQWLSYAAKFLEKHLTSDPYLNAKFDVNLLLQFVTKKSKSQLLAFSETELDEKTLQNLTALLSRRAQGEPIAYIMGETEFWSLNLLVSADTLIPRPDTEILVEQALIRLPQKALVSILDLGTGTGAIALALAQELKKCGQKSRVLGVDLISNAVTLAQQNAQRNQLPEVEFRQSSWFDNVDEKFDLIVTNPPYIDPQDAHLNQGDVRFEPLTALIAEEQGYADLRYIIEQAPRYLNTQGWLLLEHGWQQGEKVRSFFQENLWEKVATVKDYGDNERVTLAQLRR, encoded by the coding sequence ATGAATTATCAACAATGGCTGTCTTATGCAGCTAAATTTCTTGAAAAACATCTGACATCAGATCCTTATCTTAATGCTAAATTCGATGTGAATTTATTGTTGCAATTTGTGACAAAAAAATCCAAATCGCAACTTTTGGCATTTTCTGAAACGGAATTAGATGAAAAAACACTGCAAAATTTAACCGCACTTTTATCTCGACGAGCGCAAGGTGAACCCATCGCTTATATTATGGGGGAAACGGAATTTTGGTCGTTAAATTTATTGGTTTCAGCCGATACGTTAATTCCGCGACCAGATACGGAAATTTTAGTTGAACAAGCATTGATTCGTTTGCCGCAAAAAGCCTTAGTCAGCATTTTGGATTTAGGTACAGGTACGGGCGCGATAGCTTTGGCTTTAGCACAAGAGCTAAAAAAGTGCGGTCAAAAATCGCGAGTTTTGGGTGTAGATTTAATTTCTAACGCCGTGACGTTGGCGCAACAAAATGCGCAGCGTAATCAACTTCCTGAGGTAGAATTTCGCCAGAGTTCGTGGTTTGATAATGTGGATGAAAAGTTCGATCTGATTGTCACTAATCCGCCTTATATCGATCCACAAGATGCGCATTTAAACCAAGGCGATGTCCGTTTTGAACCTTTAACTGCTTTAATTGCCGAAGAACAAGGATATGCGGATTTACGCTATATTATTGAGCAAGCACCGCGTTATTTGAATACACAAGGTTGGTTGTTGTTGGAACATGGTTGGCAACAAGGTGAAAAAGTGCGGTCATTTTTTCAAGAGAATTTATGGGAAAAGGTTGCAACGGTGAAAGATTATGGCGACAATGAGCGCGTAACCTTGGCACAATTAAGACGATGA